The Dethiosulfovibrio peptidovorans genome window below encodes:
- a CDS encoding aminopeptidase gives MNVEVFSGDAPVVPAVAVLYYEGQDMSKIWGGAAETAARHFGAIGRKNEWFRFPSLDGGAEVFLVGLGKKKDVPTGAVRDGVAETVRRLGALGIAQAAVIFPDGLDEDLSAAAAEGAVLGNYRFDRFRTPKEGDRTVPMESLFLMGGHQSAVDRGVILGRAQTEARDLANRPGNDITPQTLAERAQKIAEETGLECEIWDETKIQAEGMSALWHVGKGSQTPPRFIHMIYRPKERAKKKVVFVGKGITFDSGGLCIKNRVGIRTMKCDKTGGCNVLAIMKAVAALTPDIEVHGVVGAAENMPDGAAYRPDDIVRAKNGKTIEIVNTDAEGRVTLADSLSFASELQPDVIVDMATLTGAAVTALGNYTAGLLCDHDDLSRAIMDAGCRAGERFHHFTMDDDKLREQIDSPVADLLNSGGPGGGMITAGMFLKEFVNPDIPWAHLDIAAVDFYEKPFGCYGKGASAFGVRTCLEYIRSL, from the coding sequence ATGAATGTCGAGGTTTTTTCCGGGGATGCTCCGGTGGTTCCTGCCGTCGCCGTACTGTATTATGAAGGGCAGGATATGAGCAAGATCTGGGGCGGAGCCGCCGAGACGGCAGCCCGTCATTTCGGTGCCATCGGCAGGAAAAACGAGTGGTTCCGTTTCCCGTCGCTTGATGGAGGGGCGGAGGTATTTCTTGTGGGGCTGGGAAAGAAAAAAGACGTGCCTACGGGGGCTGTCCGGGACGGCGTCGCCGAGACAGTTCGTCGGCTGGGAGCCCTGGGGATCGCTCAAGCAGCCGTGATCTTTCCTGATGGCCTTGACGAAGACCTGAGCGCTGCTGCCGCTGAGGGAGCCGTTCTGGGGAACTATCGATTCGACCGGTTCCGTACCCCCAAGGAAGGCGATCGGACCGTTCCCATGGAGTCCTTATTTTTGATGGGTGGGCACCAGTCCGCTGTCGACAGAGGTGTCATCCTGGGGCGAGCCCAGACGGAAGCCCGAGATCTGGCTAACAGGCCGGGGAACGATATCACCCCTCAAACTTTGGCCGAGCGAGCTCAAAAAATTGCTGAGGAAACGGGGCTTGAATGTGAGATCTGGGATGAGACAAAAATACAGGCCGAGGGAATGTCGGCACTCTGGCATGTGGGTAAAGGTTCCCAGACGCCACCTCGATTCATACATATGATCTACCGTCCCAAAGAGAGAGCAAAAAAGAAAGTTGTCTTTGTGGGTAAGGGGATCACCTTCGACAGCGGGGGACTCTGCATCAAGAACAGGGTTGGTATCCGGACCATGAAATGTGATAAAACCGGTGGCTGCAATGTTTTAGCCATCATGAAAGCCGTAGCGGCTCTGACGCCGGATATCGAGGTCCATGGTGTCGTCGGTGCCGCTGAGAACATGCCTGACGGAGCTGCCTACCGCCCCGACGATATCGTTCGGGCTAAAAATGGCAAGACCATTGAAATCGTCAACACCGACGCCGAGGGACGAGTCACCCTGGCCGACAGTCTCTCTTTTGCCTCCGAGCTCCAGCCCGATGTCATCGTGGATATGGCCACGCTCACGGGTGCTGCCGTCACGGCGCTGGGTAACTATACTGCCGGACTCCTCTGTGACCACGACGACCTGAGTCGAGCCATTATGGACGCTGGGTGTCGAGCCGGCGAGCGATTCCACCACTTCACCATGGACGATGACAAACTTCGGGAGCAGATCGACTCTCCTGTGGCAGATCTCCTGAACTCGGGGGGGCCAGGAGGTGGCATGATCACCGCCGGAATGTTCCTCAAGGAGTTTGTGAATCCTGATATTCCCTGGGCCCATTTGGATATCGCCGCTGTCGATTTCTATGAGAAGCCTTTTGGATGCTATGGTAAGGGTGCCAGTGCCTTTGGAGTTCGAACCTGCCTGGAGTATATTCGTTCTCTGTAG
- a CDS encoding peptide ABC transporter substrate-binding protein: MKNFSLALLIGVMFGLLSMGVAFASDAPVMGGTLVWRLVNDPPKMDPAQATDTTSSRALNMVCQGLVGYDPDGKGVVPEIAKSWDVNDNATVWTFHLRKGVKFHKTVEGKPTANGGREVKAEDFKYSFERLVRENSPRAYFVEQIKGYKDFTDKKVDEWSGIKVLDDYTIQFTLDRPFAPFLFILAYNSFTVVPKEDVEKWGKDFNFHLVGSGPFMLDGWDHDNQVVLVKNPDFWKKDDQGSPLPYLDKIVYRVIPDNSVAYLEFKKGNIDILQDVPDEFYQEVKETYSESGFQERPWMGTYYYGFNNSQEPFKSNHKLRQALNYAVNREAISELVINGRYSPARGVLPPGMPGYNPNLKGYEFNPEKAKALLKEAGYEKGVELTLQYNNNPRHRSIAEAIQAQVADLGIKLKLKAQDWGTHLDTCSRGEFEMFRMAWVVDYPDPDNFLYVLLDSDNFGSKGNYSRYKNPQVDTWLRQARAETNWDKRVELYQKAEQQIVGDAPWIFLFHYTTSLVHGPKVKNVFLPAMGDYTTDLTDIWIAK, translated from the coding sequence ATGAAAAATTTCAGTTTAGCGTTGCTTATCGGTGTTATGTTCGGTCTTTTGAGTATGGGGGTGGCCTTTGCGTCCGATGCTCCGGTCATGGGTGGCACGTTGGTCTGGCGGCTTGTTAACGATCCTCCGAAAATGGATCCCGCTCAGGCAACGGACACCACGTCCAGCAGGGCTCTGAATATGGTCTGTCAAGGTCTGGTGGGGTATGATCCCGATGGCAAAGGTGTCGTGCCCGAGATCGCTAAAAGCTGGGATGTCAACGACAATGCCACCGTCTGGACTTTCCATCTTCGGAAGGGGGTCAAATTCCACAAGACGGTCGAGGGAAAACCCACGGCCAACGGGGGCCGTGAGGTGAAAGCTGAGGATTTCAAATACAGTTTTGAGCGTCTTGTCAGGGAAAATTCTCCAAGAGCGTACTTTGTGGAGCAGATCAAGGGATATAAGGATTTTACCGATAAAAAGGTCGATGAATGGTCTGGCATTAAGGTCCTGGACGATTACACGATCCAGTTCACTCTTGATCGTCCTTTTGCTCCGTTTTTGTTTATCCTGGCGTACAACTCCTTCACAGTTGTTCCTAAGGAGGATGTGGAGAAGTGGGGGAAGGACTTCAATTTCCATCTCGTGGGAAGTGGCCCCTTTATGCTTGATGGGTGGGACCACGATAACCAGGTCGTGTTGGTCAAAAACCCCGACTTTTGGAAGAAGGACGACCAGGGCAGTCCCCTGCCGTATCTGGACAAGATCGTCTACCGGGTGATCCCGGACAACAGCGTGGCCTATCTGGAGTTCAAAAAAGGTAACATAGACATCCTGCAAGATGTCCCCGATGAGTTCTACCAAGAGGTTAAGGAAACGTACAGCGAGAGTGGTTTTCAGGAGCGTCCCTGGATGGGAACGTACTACTATGGCTTCAACAACTCTCAGGAACCTTTCAAGAGTAACCACAAGCTTCGCCAAGCTTTGAACTATGCCGTCAACCGGGAGGCTATCAGCGAGCTCGTCATCAATGGACGGTATTCTCCGGCCCGGGGCGTACTGCCTCCTGGTATGCCGGGCTACAATCCGAACCTGAAGGGCTACGAGTTCAACCCTGAGAAAGCTAAAGCGCTTCTCAAGGAAGCGGGATACGAAAAGGGTGTTGAGCTTACCCTGCAATACAACAATAACCCAAGACACCGCTCCATCGCTGAGGCCATCCAGGCGCAGGTGGCTGATCTTGGTATTAAACTCAAACTGAAGGCGCAGGATTGGGGAACCCACTTGGACACCTGTTCCCGGGGAGAATTCGAGATGTTCCGTATGGCCTGGGTCGTGGACTATCCTGATCCTGATAACTTCCTCTACGTCCTGCTGGACTCGGATAACTTTGGTTCCAAAGGAAACTACTCCCGGTACAAAAACCCTCAGGTCGATACCTGGCTACGCCAGGCTCGGGCTGAGACGAATTGGGATAAACGGGTTGAATTGTACCAAAAAGCGGAGCAGCAGATCGTGGGGGATGCACCATGGATCTTCCTGTTCCACTACACGACCAGCTTAGTCCACGGCCCGAAGGTGAAAAACGTCTTCCTTCCTGCCATGGGCGATTACACTACCGATCTGACTGATATCTGGATTGCCAAGTAA
- a CDS encoding peptide ABC transporter substrate-binding protein: MKKGLFFALIVCVLALVPSGALEAATPEYGGTLRWRIVADPPKPDPAQATDTTSTMIIFKYAETLLKSDPETMKIIPGLAESWDVNDDATVWTFHLRKGVMFQKESGGELTANGGREMVASDVKYSFERLLRMNSPRMGRLESIKGYQDFLDKKTDTWEGVQVLDDHTVQFVLSKPYVPFMINLTLAYFVIVPEEDCEKWGKDFCFHPVGTGPFCFESWKHDSLYVMKRNPDYWASDASGNRLPYLDKLEYVIIPDNAIAYMEFRKGNVDIFPDLPDAFYEEIKATYGEKGLMIEKPWTGVYYYGFNNKKPPFKGNLKLRQALNYSINRKALNELVINNRYIPANGVTPPGLFPYKDPIKGYSYDPEKAKRLLKEAGYPDGLKTTLQVNNNQRHKLVAEAVQAQMKEVGIDLEINVVDWGVHLDTLARGEFDIFRLGWIASPDPDSFLYDLFHSSNLGGKGNRARYVNAEVDTLLKDARSETNRERRMELYRKAEQQIVDDAPWLFLFNYTSSMAWNDDVQGLVLHSAGPDTTDVTVVSKKRK; encoded by the coding sequence ATGAAAAAAGGATTGTTTTTTGCTCTGATAGTCTGTGTTTTGGCTCTGGTTCCCTCGGGAGCTCTGGAGGCAGCTACGCCGGAATACGGTGGGACGTTGAGGTGGCGTATCGTTGCCGATCCACCTAAACCCGATCCTGCCCAGGCTACGGATACGACGTCTACCATGATTATCTTCAAATACGCTGAAACTCTGCTCAAGAGCGATCCAGAGACGATGAAGATTATCCCGGGGTTAGCCGAGAGCTGGGATGTCAACGACGACGCTACGGTCTGGACGTTCCACCTCCGAAAAGGTGTCATGTTTCAGAAAGAATCTGGCGGCGAGCTGACGGCCAACGGCGGTCGGGAGATGGTGGCCTCCGACGTCAAGTACTCTTTCGAGCGTCTTCTGAGGATGAACTCACCTCGTATGGGGCGGCTTGAATCGATCAAAGGGTACCAGGATTTTCTGGACAAAAAAACCGACACCTGGGAAGGTGTCCAGGTGCTGGACGACCATACCGTCCAGTTTGTCCTGAGCAAGCCCTATGTCCCTTTCATGATTAACCTGACTTTGGCCTATTTCGTCATCGTCCCCGAGGAGGACTGCGAAAAGTGGGGCAAGGATTTCTGTTTCCACCCCGTCGGGACCGGTCCTTTCTGTTTCGAGAGCTGGAAGCACGACAGCCTGTACGTCATGAAGCGGAATCCCGACTATTGGGCTTCCGATGCTTCTGGGAATCGCCTTCCCTATCTGGATAAGCTGGAATACGTCATTATTCCGGACAACGCCATTGCGTACATGGAGTTCAGGAAGGGCAACGTGGATATCTTCCCCGACCTGCCTGACGCCTTTTACGAGGAGATCAAAGCGACATACGGCGAGAAGGGACTCATGATTGAAAAACCCTGGACGGGGGTATACTACTATGGTTTCAACAACAAAAAACCTCCTTTTAAAGGGAACCTCAAGCTCCGTCAGGCCCTGAACTATTCCATCAACCGGAAGGCCCTCAATGAACTGGTCATCAACAACCGCTATATCCCGGCCAATGGAGTCACACCTCCCGGTCTCTTCCCCTATAAGGATCCAATCAAGGGGTATTCCTATGATCCTGAAAAGGCAAAGAGGCTTCTCAAAGAAGCCGGGTATCCCGACGGACTCAAGACTACTCTTCAGGTGAATAACAATCAGCGGCACAAACTCGTAGCCGAGGCCGTCCAGGCACAGATGAAAGAGGTGGGCATTGATCTGGAGATCAATGTTGTGGACTGGGGAGTTCATCTGGATACCTTAGCCCGGGGTGAGTTCGATATCTTCCGGCTTGGCTGGATCGCATCTCCTGACCCGGATAGCTTCCTCTACGACCTGTTCCACTCGTCCAACCTGGGTGGCAAGGGCAATCGGGCTCGGTACGTCAATGCAGAAGTGGATACGCTGCTGAAAGATGCTCGGTCCGAGACAAACCGGGAGAGACGGATGGAGCTCTATCGGAAGGCGGAGCAGCAGATTGTCGACGACGCCCCGTGGCTTTTCCTGTTCAACTACACGTCGAGCATGGCCTGGAACGACGATGTTCAGGGATTGGTGCTCCACAGCGCCGGTCCCGATACTACCGACGTGACCGTGGTATCGAAGAAGAGAAAATAA
- a CDS encoding sodium-dependent transporter: protein MQEAKGRGEWSSKLGFILAAAGSAIGLGSIWRFPYIAGQSGGAAFVLVYFLLVFTIGISLMMGEIVIGKKGRLNAVGSFRALGGSRWSLVGWGGVIASFIILSYYGVIGGWTVAYIFKSFTGLMGVSAAGDVARIFQDFISDGWQVVLYQVLFMAGTVFVVFRGVSGGIERLCTFCMPALFLLMILLIGRSVTLPGAMEGLSFFLKPDFSKITGKVFLSAMGQTFFSLSLALGVMIIYGSYLPDDSNILGASAQICFLTFLVSLMAGLIIFPSLFAFSLEPGAGAGLTFITLPVVFAKMPGSVFWSASFFVLFFFAALTSSISLLEVVASYFIDALSWSRRKATLVVGGVITLMGLPSALSQGAVEITVFGLSFLDAADFFASNILMPVSGFFTVLFLGWWIPDAVVDGVVNSGTPGMKERVWLWILKIIAPICILVIFIAGLRW from the coding sequence GTGCAGGAAGCAAAGGGTCGTGGAGAGTGGAGTAGCAAATTAGGGTTCATACTTGCTGCGGCTGGGTCTGCCATCGGTCTGGGGAGTATCTGGCGGTTTCCGTACATAGCGGGACAGTCGGGCGGAGCGGCGTTCGTCCTTGTCTATTTTCTTCTCGTGTTTACCATAGGTATATCTCTCATGATGGGTGAGATCGTGATCGGCAAAAAGGGGCGGCTTAACGCCGTGGGCTCTTTTCGAGCTCTTGGTGGCTCCCGGTGGTCTTTGGTCGGTTGGGGCGGAGTGATCGCATCGTTCATCATCCTGTCCTATTATGGCGTTATCGGTGGCTGGACCGTGGCGTACATCTTCAAATCTTTCACTGGGCTTATGGGGGTATCCGCTGCCGGAGATGTGGCTCGTATCTTCCAGGACTTTATCTCCGATGGCTGGCAGGTGGTTCTGTATCAGGTGTTGTTCATGGCAGGCACGGTTTTCGTGGTCTTTCGTGGGGTCAGTGGCGGCATTGAACGACTCTGTACCTTCTGCATGCCGGCGTTGTTTTTGCTTATGATCCTGCTTATCGGACGATCAGTCACTCTTCCCGGAGCTATGGAAGGGCTCTCTTTCTTCTTGAAACCAGATTTTTCAAAGATTACGGGGAAGGTTTTTCTCTCGGCCATGGGGCAGACTTTTTTCTCTCTGTCCTTGGCGCTCGGGGTCATGATCATCTACGGAAGCTATCTTCCTGATGATTCCAATATTCTTGGGGCCAGTGCCCAGATCTGTTTCCTCACCTTTCTTGTCTCTCTGATGGCCGGGCTCATTATATTTCCGTCTCTGTTTGCCTTTAGCCTGGAGCCCGGGGCCGGAGCGGGGCTTACCTTCATCACTTTGCCCGTGGTGTTTGCCAAGATGCCAGGAAGTGTTTTTTGGTCCGCTTCTTTTTTCGTCCTGTTCTTCTTCGCTGCTTTGACGTCGTCCATATCCTTGCTTGAAGTGGTCGCATCGTATTTTATCGATGCCCTGAGCTGGTCCAGACGGAAGGCCACCCTCGTGGTGGGGGGCGTGATCACCTTGATGGGGCTCCCCTCGGCTCTTTCTCAGGGGGCTGTGGAAATCACTGTCTTTGGACTTTCCTTTTTGGATGCCGCCGATTTCTTCGCATCCAACATTCTCATGCCTGTGAGCGGCTTCTTCACGGTGCTTTTCCTCGGTTGGTGGATTCCCGACGCAGTGGTGGATGGGGTCGTCAATTCGGGTACTCCTGGAATGAAAGAGCGTGTATGGTTGTGGATTTTAAAGATTATCGCTCCTATATGTATCTTGGTCATTTTCATTGCCGGGCTTCGATGGTAG
- a CDS encoding DNA-3-methyladenine glycosylase I, whose amino-acid sequence MNEKTRCPWCGSDPLYVLYHDNEWGTPVRDESRLFEMLILEGAQAGLSWITILRKRQAYYRAFDGFDVDSVARYGSDRVGILLRDPGIVRNRRKVESAVSNARAVVKIRDEWGSFGVYLWSFVGGSPLINRWERPEQVPSETAISRAISKDMKRRGFSFVGPVILYSFMQSVGLVNDHLIGCFRHPSRERLP is encoded by the coding sequence ATGAACGAAAAAACGAGATGTCCTTGGTGTGGGAGCGATCCGTTGTACGTTCTGTACCACGATAATGAGTGGGGAACTCCCGTTAGAGACGAGAGTCGTCTTTTCGAAATGCTCATTCTGGAGGGAGCTCAGGCGGGGTTGAGCTGGATCACTATTCTGAGGAAAAGACAGGCGTATTACCGGGCCTTCGATGGTTTTGATGTGGACTCTGTTGCCAGATATGGGTCGGATCGTGTGGGAATCCTGCTTCGGGATCCCGGGATCGTGCGGAACCGTCGTAAGGTGGAATCGGCGGTAAGCAATGCTCGAGCAGTCGTGAAGATCAGGGATGAGTGGGGAAGCTTCGGGGTGTATCTCTGGTCCTTTGTGGGTGGTTCTCCTTTGATAAATCGTTGGGAACGACCGGAGCAGGTTCCCTCTGAGACCGCTATATCCAGAGCTATATCAAAGGACATGAAGCGGCGGGGGTTTTCCTTCGTCGGGCCGGTCATCCTCTACTCTTTCATGCAGTCCGTTGGCTTGGTGAACGATCACTTGATTGGTTGTTTCCGCCACCCCAGTCGAGAACGATTACCCTGA
- a CDS encoding galactose-1-phosphate uridylyltransferase: MTIQQPSHWIQVLVTYALREGLAEELDRPVLTNSLHGILDIAPPPAPPADGNEMEAIYGLLDHLRQTGHPWGHLSPEACTGRIMSILTPSNSHVARTFREQLEDNGPEAATQWFYRFSGATKDVRLDLASRDLRWITQTIYGDLQISVNRSKPEKDPRDIAAPKSETGYPRCLLCPENAGFWSQPGHPERSNHRIVPLNLGGEPWFFQYSPYVYYHQHCIVFSKKHRPMVISPETVVRILDFLDIFPHFFLGSNAALPIVGGSILDHDHFQGGCWDFPIQKATVRRSWTTGNTTVEALHWPLTTIRLRTDDRSEMEALASVIIQTWQAYEDRESGIIPTSTKDGHIVRHNSLSIIGRKAQDAYEMDLALRNNRINEDHPHGVFHIRPERHHIKKENIGLMEVMGLAILPGRLLPGLEPIRAALMGCHDKLPPESPHTLWGQKLVKEHGHNLTEDQANSVLRQEIGTVFLKALQDCGVYEDNAPGWRHLDRFVDKILKGL; this comes from the coding sequence ATGACGATACAACAGCCCAGTCACTGGATACAGGTATTGGTAACATATGCCCTCCGAGAGGGCCTGGCGGAGGAGCTGGACCGACCGGTCCTGACCAACTCACTCCATGGGATATTGGACATCGCCCCCCCTCCTGCCCCACCCGCCGACGGTAATGAAATGGAGGCCATCTATGGCCTCCTGGATCACCTTCGACAGACAGGACATCCCTGGGGCCACCTCTCACCGGAGGCCTGTACCGGCCGCATTATGAGCATCCTGACGCCTTCGAACAGCCACGTGGCCCGGACATTCCGAGAGCAACTGGAAGATAATGGTCCCGAGGCAGCGACCCAGTGGTTCTATCGATTTTCCGGGGCAACCAAGGACGTTCGACTCGACCTGGCATCCAGGGATCTGCGGTGGATAACGCAAACAATTTACGGAGACCTTCAAATCAGCGTGAATCGCTCCAAGCCGGAGAAGGACCCTCGGGACATCGCTGCACCCAAGTCAGAAACGGGATACCCCAGATGCCTTCTCTGCCCGGAGAACGCCGGGTTCTGGAGCCAGCCCGGGCACCCCGAGCGATCCAATCATCGGATCGTCCCCCTGAATCTGGGAGGAGAGCCCTGGTTCTTCCAGTACTCACCCTACGTATACTACCACCAGCACTGTATCGTCTTTTCCAAGAAGCATCGCCCCATGGTCATCAGTCCGGAGACGGTCGTTCGGATTCTGGATTTCCTCGATATTTTCCCCCACTTCTTCCTGGGCTCGAACGCTGCATTGCCCATCGTTGGCGGGTCTATTCTGGATCATGATCACTTCCAGGGAGGGTGTTGGGATTTCCCTATTCAAAAGGCCACGGTGCGTCGATCATGGACAACCGGTAACACAACGGTTGAGGCCCTTCACTGGCCTTTGACCACGATCAGACTCCGAACGGATGACCGCTCGGAGATGGAGGCCCTGGCCTCGGTCATCATCCAAACGTGGCAGGCATACGAGGACAGGGAGTCCGGCATCATCCCCACGTCAACGAAGGACGGACACATTGTGAGGCACAACTCGCTCAGCATCATAGGGCGAAAAGCACAAGACGCCTACGAGATGGATTTAGCTCTCAGAAATAATCGGATCAACGAGGACCATCCCCACGGCGTCTTTCACATCCGCCCCGAACGACACCATATCAAAAAGGAAAATATCGGCCTCATGGAGGTCATGGGGCTCGCCATCCTTCCGGGGCGGCTTCTCCCCGGTCTGGAACCCATTCGAGCGGCCCTTATGGGGTGCCATGACAAGCTTCCCCCAGAATCACCTCACACGCTTTGGGGTCAGAAACTTGTGAAAGAACATGGACATAACCTGACGGAGGACCAAGCCAACTCGGTCCTCCGTCAGGAGATCGGAACTGTTTTTCTGAAAGCTCTGCAGGACTGCGGCGTTTACGAAGACAACGCCCCTGGCTGGAGGCACCTGGACCGGTTTGTCGACAAAATCCTGAAAGGGCTATAG
- a CDS encoding biotin--[acetyl-CoA-carboxylase] ligase, which translates to MVRQNHSRSIQQTITEMLRSEGGRFISGQEICQELGVSRTTVWKHVNELRDQGYVIKSIPRKGHKLIAAPDTLSAWELNPWLTTEFLGRRVEHYFSVKSTNLIAKDLARQGAADGTVVTTEHQSAGRGRSNRSWFSEESAGIQMSLILRPSTPPHSASVITQIGAAAVALALEAQGFAPAIKWPNDVLLSDRKVCGILTEMSCELDRIEHIVVGIGINVHTRRFPDDIAEVATSLLLEGGENLKRQALAGAVLNEFEPLYTRGLLGDVEPALSVCRRLSWLRGKNVSFEQDGVIRTGTAGDVDSKGRLEVEIDDGHRELLLSGEVHLGTGPGR; encoded by the coding sequence ATGGTACGACAAAACCACAGTCGATCAATCCAACAAACGATTACCGAGATGCTTCGGTCTGAGGGAGGGCGATTCATCTCGGGACAGGAAATATGCCAAGAACTCGGAGTGAGCCGAACGACAGTCTGGAAGCATGTGAACGAGCTCCGCGATCAGGGATACGTGATCAAGTCGATTCCCCGAAAGGGACACAAGCTGATCGCCGCTCCAGATACGTTGAGTGCTTGGGAACTGAACCCCTGGCTGACGACGGAGTTCCTGGGCCGAAGGGTTGAGCATTATTTTTCAGTAAAATCAACAAACTTGATAGCGAAGGACCTGGCTCGCCAAGGGGCCGCCGATGGAACGGTGGTAACGACAGAGCATCAGTCCGCCGGACGAGGACGCAGCAACCGCAGCTGGTTTTCCGAGGAGAGCGCTGGTATCCAGATGTCGCTGATCCTCCGCCCCTCCACTCCCCCGCATTCGGCCTCGGTGATCACTCAGATTGGCGCAGCAGCCGTCGCACTGGCTCTTGAGGCTCAGGGATTCGCCCCGGCGATCAAGTGGCCCAACGATGTGCTGCTCTCGGACAGAAAAGTCTGCGGCATTCTGACAGAGATGAGTTGCGAGCTGGATCGGATCGAGCATATCGTGGTCGGCATAGGGATAAACGTGCATACACGTCGGTTTCCCGATGATATTGCCGAAGTTGCGACCTCTCTCCTCCTTGAAGGGGGGGAAAATCTCAAGCGCCAGGCTTTAGCTGGGGCTGTGCTCAACGAGTTTGAACCTCTTTATACCCGGGGACTCCTCGGGGATGTGGAACCCGCCCTATCGGTATGTCGACGGTTGTCGTGGCTTCGAGGGAAGAACGTTTCTTTCGAGCAGGACGGAGTTATCAGAACCGGGACAGCCGGAGATGTCGACAGCAAAGGACGACTTGAGGTGGAGATCGATGATGGCCATCGAGAGCTGTTGCTGTCGGGTGAAGTTCATCTGGGTACAGGACCTGGACGCTGA
- a CDS encoding DUF5058 domain-containing protein, giving the protein MPANVINIANSGPVWAIAIVIVAIALFQSLLYIRLAFKAADQIGFPKSQCVKGLRSGVISAIGPSIAVFIVMVGMMSVVGAPITWLRLSIIGAAPTELTAATVGAQAYGVEFGSADYDLGALATSWWTMTINGVGWLLVVGLFTHKLEDLREKVGGGDVRWLAILSGAASLGCFGFLNARNIKVGIEQLLAPSPMEGAGGPLYAAIGGMIGMVVLLKIAERCTWLKEYTLGIAMLIGMACATMMV; this is encoded by the coding sequence ATGCCTGCAAACGTCATTAATATCGCAAACAGCGGCCCTGTCTGGGCCATCGCCATCGTGATCGTAGCGATTGCGTTGTTTCAATCGCTTTTGTACATTCGTCTCGCCTTCAAGGCCGCCGATCAGATAGGTTTTCCCAAATCCCAATGCGTAAAGGGGCTCCGTTCCGGTGTGATCTCGGCCATCGGCCCGTCCATCGCCGTTTTTATCGTCATGGTCGGGATGATGTCCGTCGTCGGTGCTCCCATCACCTGGCTGCGCCTTTCCATCATCGGCGCAGCTCCAACGGAGCTGACCGCTGCCACCGTTGGAGCCCAGGCATACGGCGTCGAATTCGGCTCAGCAGACTACGACCTCGGTGCTCTGGCAACGTCCTGGTGGACCATGACTATTAACGGTGTCGGATGGCTTCTGGTGGTCGGACTGTTTACCCACAAACTTGAAGACCTCAGGGAAAAGGTCGGTGGCGGAGACGTCCGCTGGTTAGCGATTCTTTCGGGGGCAGCATCGCTGGGATGCTTCGGTTTTCTGAACGCCAGAAACATCAAGGTAGGGATCGAACAGCTCCTTGCCCCGTCACCGATGGAGGGGGCAGGAGGTCCTCTCTATGCGGCGATTGGCGGGATGATAGGTATGGTAGTCCTCCTGAAAATCGCAGAACGATGCACTTGGCTGAAGGAGTATACCCTGGGAATCGCGATGCTTATAGGGATGGCTTGCGCGACCATGATGGTCTAG